In Lujinxingia vulgaris, the genomic stretch CCTGGATGCGCTCGGGTTGGGGGGCGTCTGAGCAACTCCTCAGCGATACTCATCGCTCAACCCCTGCGGCATGCACGCCGGACAGGGGCAGATCTCCCGCAGGCGCTGGAACGAGTAGATGCCGGTGTCGTGCCCGTCGGCGAACACGATGTTGATCGCGTAGTTTCCGACCTGGCGCACGTCGACGACTTCGGCCTGGGGGGCCTGGTGTTCGATGAATTTGTGGGGGCCGCTGGTGTGGCCCTGGCAGCGGGCGCAGGGGCAGAAGCCGCGCAGGTAGCGGGTGGGGTAGACCGCCTCGTGGTCGTCGCTGAAGACGATGCGCAGGGCGCGGGAGGCGGATTTGTATTCGATTTCGGTGGGGTGGGGGACGTAGCCCATGAGGTTATGACCGGGGTTTTGGGGGAGGTTGATGGCGAGCGGATGATACGCGGTGGGGGGCGGTTGGGCCAGGGGGGGAGTGGCTGGTGCTGGTGCTGGTGGCTGGTACTCGTGCTGGTCCTCGTACTCGTGCTGGTCCTCGTACTCGTGCTGGTCCTCGTACTCGTACTCGTGCTGGTCCTCGTACTCGTGCTGGTCCTCGTACTCGATCTGGATCTCGGGCTCGATCTCGATCTGGATCTCGGGCTCGATCTCGATCTGGATCTCGGGCTCGATCTCGTCCACGTCCCGGGATTTGCGAACCCAAGACTGTCCATTACGAATCGACCCACATCGCAAACCGCGGCGCCCCACAACCACCTAACCACAAACCTCCCAACCCTCGCGGACCTCCCACGTCCCGCAACCACCTAACCTCAAAGCGAACCCGCCAACGCCCACACGAACCGACCAACTCCGCAAACCCCAAGCCTGGGGGGGCTTGACCGGCTGGCGAGCGCCTTAGCTTTGAGGTGAGTTGAGCGCGGCGAAAGTCGCGCCTGATCCAACCCGTCGACCTGATGATGTACTCCCACCTGAGGGAAGGAGCCCGAAATGATCGAAGCCAGTGAGTTGATGACCGGAAATCCCGAGCGTGCTGATGTGACCGACCCTTTGCGGGAGGTGATTCGCAAGCTCATTGAGCTCGATGTGCGTCACCTGCCGATCGTGGAGAATAACGAGCTGGTGGGGATGATCAGCGACCGGGATCTGCAGGGGTTGATGGTGCCGGATGGCTCCGATCTGGAGGTGATGCGGCTGAGCGACACGCGTTTTGATCAGCCGATCAGCTCGGTGATGCAGGGGGATGTGATCTCGGTGCATCCGGAGACGGACGTCAACGAGGTGATCGAGCTGATGATCGACCAGAAGATCGGGGCGGTGCCGGTGGTCGATCCGATCACCGGGGCGCTGGTGGGGATCGTGAGTTATGTGGACGTGATTCGTCACGCCCGCGACTATTTCAGCGGTGAGGAGAGCGCGACGCTCTAAGACGCCTCCCCCATACCCTGAGGGGCAGCGGCCGGTTGCCCTGAAGGAAAAAACGAAAAAACGCGCAGCGAGAAGCTGCGCGTTTTTTTCATTCAGGGAGCGTGGTGATCTGACGGGCTGGCGAGGCCTGCACCGGTCGCCCTGATTAAAATTCTAAAATTACTCGTAGAGGGCGGGGAGGGTCATGAGGCGTTGGACGACCTCGTCGGGCTTAAGCTCGTTGTGGATCAGGGCGAAGGCGCCCTGGAGGAGGTGGAGGTCGAGGTCGGCGCGTTCGGCGCTTTTGGCCAGGGCGTCGACGACCTGCAGGGATTCGCGGGCGCGGGGGCCGAACTGCTCGACGAGCGCGTCGGCCGGGGTGCCGGGGTGTTTGCCCAGGTGGCAGCCGATCTGGAAGTCGACAGAACCCTTGAGGTGGGTGTCGGCGTAGAGGGAGCCCGCGCCGGCCAGGCCGAAGGTGGTGCGCTCAAAGCCCTGGCGGAAGACGACGTAGCGGGACATCTCGGCCAGGCCGCGGGCAAAGAGGGTGGCCTGGAGGCTGGAGCCTAAGCTGAGGGCGTCGGCCAGGCCGCTGAGCAGGGCGATGGCGCGGGCGTAGGCCCCGCAGATCTCGGCGCCGATGAGATCCTGGGAGCGGTAGACGCGAAAGCTGCCGGACATCATGGCGTCTTCCACCAGATCGTGGACCTCGGGGAAGAGGGAGGCGCAGACGGCGGAGGCGGGGTGGCCGGCTTCGATGTCTGTGCGCAGCATGGGGCCGCCCAGGTAGCCGATGCGCTGGGTGGGGGTCTCTTCCTGGAGGATGGTGGAGACGCTCTTGAGGGTGCCCGGCTCCAGCGCGCGCAGGGTGTGCACGATGACGTGGCGGCCGCTGATGACGTCGCCGACCTGGCGGGCGATCTCGCGGCAGCGGGCGATGGGGGCGGCGAAGATGATGAGCGTCGACTCGGCCAACTCCTCCAATTCCACCCTCTCCCCGGGCAGCTCA encodes the following:
- a CDS encoding gamma-butyrobetaine hydroxylase-like domain-containing protein, with amino-acid sequence MDEIEPEIQIEIEPEIQIEIEPEIQIEYEDQHEYEDQHEYEYEDQHEYEDQHEYEDQHEYQPPAPAPATPPLAQPPPTAYHPLAINLPQNPGHNLMGYVPHPTEIEYKSASRALRIVFSDDHEAVYPTRYLRGFCPCARCQGHTSGPHKFIEHQAPQAEVVDVRQVGNYAINIVFADGHDTGIYSFQRLREICPCPACMPQGLSDEYR
- a CDS encoding CBS domain-containing protein, which encodes MIEASELMTGNPERADVTDPLREVIRKLIELDVRHLPIVENNELVGMISDRDLQGLMVPDGSDLEVMRLSDTRFDQPISSVMQGDVISVHPETDVNEVIELMIDQKIGAVPVVDPITGALVGIVSYVDVIRHARDYFSGEESATL